A single genomic interval of Pyruvatibacter sp. HU-CL02332 harbors:
- a CDS encoding NAD(P)-dependent oxidoreductase — MRILVTGGHGFIGKAAVENLVSQGHEVFAPRHSECDLLDATSRQKLLDRTRPEILVHLAWQTEHGVFWTSPDNVSWRDGTIGFLHEFLECGGTRAVLAGTCAEYDWNTGAGRLVETAPCNPATLYGQCKHETFTACEKLLAEGVSIAWGRLFLLMGPRETPTRFMPSIIRPMLQGHAAQMSDGRGLRDFMHCADAGAAFGALATHEMTGAINVASGHGASLVEVARIAAAKIPNGQLDIGALPTRKDEPDALVADVTRMTQELKFTPHHAIESAVEDCVEYWKTQVSAK, encoded by the coding sequence ATGAGAATTTTGGTCACAGGGGGCCACGGCTTCATCGGCAAGGCCGCTGTAGAAAACCTGGTGTCTCAGGGACACGAAGTATTTGCCCCGCGGCATTCAGAGTGCGATCTGCTTGACGCAACGTCCCGTCAGAAGCTGCTAGACCGGACAAGACCCGAAATACTTGTTCACCTCGCCTGGCAGACGGAGCACGGCGTTTTCTGGACCTCGCCTGACAATGTTTCATGGCGAGATGGCACCATAGGCTTCCTGCACGAATTTCTTGAGTGCGGTGGCACACGCGCGGTTCTCGCGGGCACTTGTGCTGAGTACGACTGGAACACCGGTGCCGGCAGGCTCGTTGAAACCGCACCCTGCAATCCAGCGACCCTGTATGGTCAGTGCAAGCATGAGACATTCACCGCATGCGAAAAACTTTTGGCTGAAGGTGTCTCAATTGCGTGGGGACGGTTGTTTCTACTTATGGGGCCTCGCGAAACGCCCACACGCTTCATGCCGTCAATCATTCGTCCAATGCTCCAGGGACATGCCGCACAAATGAGCGACGGTCGCGGCCTTCGCGATTTCATGCATTGCGCCGACGCTGGTGCGGCCTTTGGGGCCCTTGCAACACATGAAATGACTGGTGCGATCAACGTCGCAAGCGGACACGGCGCGAGCCTGGTCGAGGTTGCAAGGATCGCTGCCGCCAAGATACCCAATGGTCAACTGGACATCGGTGCACTACCCACACGCAAGGATGAACCGGATGCGCTGGTTGCGGACGTTACGCGCATGACGCAAGAGCTAAAATTCACCCCTCACCATGCGATTGAATCAGCCGTGGAAGATT